The Pan troglodytes isolate AG18354 chromosome 8, NHGRI_mPanTro3-v2.0_pri, whole genome shotgun sequence genome window below encodes:
- the ATP5F1C gene encoding ATP synthase subunit gamma, mitochondrial isoform X3 translates to MKMVAAAKYARAERELKPARIYGLGSLALYEKADIKGPEDKKKHLLIGVSSDRGLCGAIHSSIAKQMKSEVATLTAAGKEVMLVGIGDKIRGILYRTHSDQFLVAFKEVGRKPPTFGDASVIALELLNSGYEFDEGSIIFNKFRSVISYKTEEKPIFSLNTVASADSMSIYDDIDADVLQNYQEYNLANIIYYSLKESTTSEQSARMTAMDNASKNASEMIDKLTLTFNRTRQAVITKELIEIISGAAAL, encoded by the exons ATGAAAATGGTAGCAGCAGCAAAATATGCCCGAGCTGAGAGAGAGCTGAAACCAGCTCGAATATATGGATTGGGATCTTTAG ctcTGTATGAAAAAGCTGATATCAAGGGGCCTGAAGACAAGAAGAAACACCTCCTTATTGGTGTGTCCTCAGATCGAGGACTGTGTGGTGCTATTCATTCCTCCATTGCTAAACAGATGAAAAGCGAGGTTGCTACACTAACAGCAGCTGGGAAAGAAGTTATGCTTGTTGGAATTGGTGACAAAATCAGAGGCATACTTTATag GACTCATTCTGACCAGTTTCTGGTGGCATTCAAAGAAGTGGGAAGAAAGCCCCCCACTTTTGGAGATGCGTCAGTCATTGCCCTTGAATTACTAAATTCTGGATATGAATTTGATGAAGGCTCCATCATCTTTAATAAATTCAG GTCTGTCATCTCCTATAAGACAGAAGAAAAGCCCATCTTTTCCCTTAATACCGTTGCAAGTGCTG ACAGCATGAGTATCTATGACGATATTGATGCTGACGTGCTGCAAAATTACCAAGAATACAATCTGGCCAACATCATCTACTACTCTCTGAAGGAGTCCACCACTAGTGAGCAGAGTGCCAGGATGACAGCCATGGACAATGCCAGCAAGAATGCTT ctGAGATGATTGACAAATTGACATTGACATTCAACCGTACCCGCCAAGCTGTCATCACAAAAGAGTTGATTGAAATTATCTCTGGTGCTGCAGCTCT GTAA
- the ATP5F1C gene encoding ATP synthase subunit gamma, mitochondrial isoform X4, protein MKMVAAAKYARAERELKPARIYGLGSLALYEKADIKGPEDKKKHLLIGVSSDRGLCGAIHSSIAKQMKSEVATLTAAGKEVMLVGIGDKIRGILYRTHSDQFLVAFKEVGRKPPTFGDASVIALELLNSGYEFDEGSIIFNKFRSVISYKTEEKPIFSLNTVASADSMSIYDDIDADVLQNYQEYNLANIIYYSLKESTTSEQSARMTAMDNASKNASEMIDKLTLTFNRTRQAVITKELIEIISGAAALD, encoded by the exons ATGAAAATGGTAGCAGCAGCAAAATATGCCCGAGCTGAGAGAGAGCTGAAACCAGCTCGAATATATGGATTGGGATCTTTAG ctcTGTATGAAAAAGCTGATATCAAGGGGCCTGAAGACAAGAAGAAACACCTCCTTATTGGTGTGTCCTCAGATCGAGGACTGTGTGGTGCTATTCATTCCTCCATTGCTAAACAGATGAAAAGCGAGGTTGCTACACTAACAGCAGCTGGGAAAGAAGTTATGCTTGTTGGAATTGGTGACAAAATCAGAGGCATACTTTATag GACTCATTCTGACCAGTTTCTGGTGGCATTCAAAGAAGTGGGAAGAAAGCCCCCCACTTTTGGAGATGCGTCAGTCATTGCCCTTGAATTACTAAATTCTGGATATGAATTTGATGAAGGCTCCATCATCTTTAATAAATTCAG GTCTGTCATCTCCTATAAGACAGAAGAAAAGCCCATCTTTTCCCTTAATACCGTTGCAAGTGCTG ACAGCATGAGTATCTATGACGATATTGATGCTGACGTGCTGCAAAATTACCAAGAATACAATCTGGCCAACATCATCTACTACTCTCTGAAGGAGTCCACCACTAGTGAGCAGAGTGCCAGGATGACAGCCATGGACAATGCCAGCAAGAATGCTT ctGAGATGATTGACAAATTGACATTGACATTCAACCGTACCCGCCAAGCTGTCATCACAAAAGAGTTGATTGAAATTATCTCTGGTGCTGCAGCTCT GGATTAA
- the ATP5F1C gene encoding ATP synthase subunit gamma, mitochondrial isoform X2 encodes MFSRAGVAGLSAWTLQPQWIQVRNMATLKDITRRLKSIKNIQKITKSMKMVAAAKYARAERELKPARIYGLGSLALYEKADIKGPEDKKKHLLIGVSSDRGLCGAIHSSIAKQMKSEVATLTAAGKEVMLVGIGDKIRGILYRTHSDQFLVAFKEVGRKPPTFGDASVIALELLNSGYEFDEGSIIFNKFRSVISYKTEEKPIFSLNTVASADSMSIYDDIDADVLQNYQEYNLANIIYYSLKESTTSEQSARMTAMDNASKNASEMIDKLTLTFNRTRQAVITKELIEIISGAAAL; translated from the exons GATTCAAGTTCGAAATATGGCAACTTTGAAAGATA TTACCAGGAGACTAAAGTCCATCAAAAACATCCAGAAAATTACCAAGTCTATGAAAATGGTAGCAGCAGCAAAATATGCCCGAGCTGAGAGAGAGCTGAAACCAGCTCGAATATATGGATTGGGATCTTTAG ctcTGTATGAAAAAGCTGATATCAAGGGGCCTGAAGACAAGAAGAAACACCTCCTTATTGGTGTGTCCTCAGATCGAGGACTGTGTGGTGCTATTCATTCCTCCATTGCTAAACAGATGAAAAGCGAGGTTGCTACACTAACAGCAGCTGGGAAAGAAGTTATGCTTGTTGGAATTGGTGACAAAATCAGAGGCATACTTTATag GACTCATTCTGACCAGTTTCTGGTGGCATTCAAAGAAGTGGGAAGAAAGCCCCCCACTTTTGGAGATGCGTCAGTCATTGCCCTTGAATTACTAAATTCTGGATATGAATTTGATGAAGGCTCCATCATCTTTAATAAATTCAG GTCTGTCATCTCCTATAAGACAGAAGAAAAGCCCATCTTTTCCCTTAATACCGTTGCAAGTGCTG ACAGCATGAGTATCTATGACGATATTGATGCTGACGTGCTGCAAAATTACCAAGAATACAATCTGGCCAACATCATCTACTACTCTCTGAAGGAGTCCACCACTAGTGAGCAGAGTGCCAGGATGACAGCCATGGACAATGCCAGCAAGAATGCTT ctGAGATGATTGACAAATTGACATTGACATTCAACCGTACCCGCCAAGCTGTCATCACAAAAGAGTTGATTGAAATTATCTCTGGTGCTGCAGCTCT GTAA
- the ATP5F1C gene encoding ATP synthase subunit gamma, mitochondrial isoform X1, whose product MFSRAGVAGLSAWTLQPQWIQVRNMATLKDITRRLKSIKNIQKITKSMKMVAAAKYARAERELKPARIYGLGSLALYEKADIKGPEDKKKHLLIGVSSDRGLCGAIHSSIAKQMKSEVATLTAAGKEVMLVGIGDKIRGILYRTHSDQFLVAFKEVGRKPPTFGDASVIALELLNSGYEFDEGSIIFNKFRSVISYKTEEKPIFSLNTVASADSMSIYDDIDADVLQNYQEYNLANIIYYSLKESTTSEQSARMTAMDNASKNASEMIDKLTLTFNRTRQAVITKELIEIISGAAALD is encoded by the exons GATTCAAGTTCGAAATATGGCAACTTTGAAAGATA TTACCAGGAGACTAAAGTCCATCAAAAACATCCAGAAAATTACCAAGTCTATGAAAATGGTAGCAGCAGCAAAATATGCCCGAGCTGAGAGAGAGCTGAAACCAGCTCGAATATATGGATTGGGATCTTTAG ctcTGTATGAAAAAGCTGATATCAAGGGGCCTGAAGACAAGAAGAAACACCTCCTTATTGGTGTGTCCTCAGATCGAGGACTGTGTGGTGCTATTCATTCCTCCATTGCTAAACAGATGAAAAGCGAGGTTGCTACACTAACAGCAGCTGGGAAAGAAGTTATGCTTGTTGGAATTGGTGACAAAATCAGAGGCATACTTTATag GACTCATTCTGACCAGTTTCTGGTGGCATTCAAAGAAGTGGGAAGAAAGCCCCCCACTTTTGGAGATGCGTCAGTCATTGCCCTTGAATTACTAAATTCTGGATATGAATTTGATGAAGGCTCCATCATCTTTAATAAATTCAG GTCTGTCATCTCCTATAAGACAGAAGAAAAGCCCATCTTTTCCCTTAATACCGTTGCAAGTGCTG ACAGCATGAGTATCTATGACGATATTGATGCTGACGTGCTGCAAAATTACCAAGAATACAATCTGGCCAACATCATCTACTACTCTCTGAAGGAGTCCACCACTAGTGAGCAGAGTGCCAGGATGACAGCCATGGACAATGCCAGCAAGAATGCTT ctGAGATGATTGACAAATTGACATTGACATTCAACCGTACCCGCCAAGCTGTCATCACAAAAGAGTTGATTGAAATTATCTCTGGTGCTGCAGCTCT GGATTAA